In the Anoplopoma fimbria isolate UVic2021 breed Golden Eagle Sablefish chromosome 7, Afim_UVic_2022, whole genome shotgun sequence genome, one interval contains:
- the pygmb gene encoding phosphorylase, glycogen, muscle b: protein MAKPLTDQDKRKQISVRGLAGVENVSDLKTNFNRHLHFTLVKDRNVATKRDYYFALANTVRDYLVGRWIRTQQHYYEKDPKRVYYLSLEFYMGRTLQNTMVNLALENACDEATYQLGLDMEELQDIEEDAGLGNGGLGRLAACFLDSMASLGLAAYGYGIRYEFGIFNQKIVDGWQVEEADDWLRYGNPWEKARPEYMRPVHFYGRVEQTAEGVKWVDTQVVLALPYDTPVPGYRNNIVNTMRLWSAKAPCDFNLKDFNVGGYIQAVLDRNLAENISRVLYPNDNFFEGKELRLKQEYFVVAATLQDIIRRFKASKFGSTEFVRLDLSTLPDKVAIQLNDTHPALAIPELMRILVDLENLTWGKAWDIVVRTCAYTNHTVLPEALERWPVDLFQNLLPRHLEIIYEINRRHLERIAKLYPGDLDRLRRMSLIEEGDSKKINMAHLCIVGSHAVNGVARIHSEIIKDTVFKDFYEVDPDKFQNKTNGITPRRWLVMCNPGLAEVIAERIGEDYIRDLDQLKNLLDFVDDDAFIRDVAKVKQENKMKFAAHLEEQYKVKINPNSMFDVQVKRIHEYKRQLLNCLHIITLYNRIKKEPNKSWTPRTIMIGGKAAPGYHTAKMIIKLITSIGDIVNNDTVVGDRLKVIYLENYRVTLAEKVIPASDLSEQISTAGTEASGTGNMKFMLNGALTIGTMDGANVEMAEEAGEENLFIFGMRVPDVDALDKKGYDAASYYNRIPELKQAMDQISGGLFSPSQPDLFKDLVNMLMHHDRFKVFADYEAYIKCQERVSALYKDPKEWTKMVIHNIAGCGKFSSDRTISQYAKEIWGMEPSLEKIAAPDDPR, encoded by the exons TGAAAGACCGAAATGTGGCCACCAAACGGGACTACTACTTCGCCCTGGCCAACACGGTCCGGGACTACCTGGTGGGCCGCTGGATCCGGACGCAGCAGCACTACTACGAGAAAGACCCCAAA CGCGTCTACTACCTCTCCCTGGAGTTTTACATGGGACGCACTCTGCAGAACACAATGGTCAACCTGGCCTTGGAGAACGCCTGCGATGAAGCCACGTACCAG CTGGGTCTGGacatggaggagctgcaggacatCGAGGAAGATGCTGGTCTTGGCAACGGTGGTCTGGGTCGCCTGGCTG CTTGCTTCCTGGACTCTATGGCCTCTCTGGGTCTGGCTGCCTACGGATACGGCATCCGCTACGAGTTTGGAATCTTCAATCAGAAAATAGTCGACGGCTGGCAG GTGGAGGAAGCTGACGACTGGCTGCGTTACGGGAACCCCTGGGAGAAGGCTCGCCCTGAGTACATGCGGCCAGTCCACTTCTACGGACGAGTGGAGCAAACAGCTGAGGGAGTGAAGTGGGTCGACACACAG GTGGTTCTGGCTCTTCCTTATGACACCCCAGTACCCGGCTACAGAAACAACATCGTCAACACCATGAGACTGTGGTCTGCTAAGGCCCCCTGTGACTTTAACCTAAAGGACT TCAATGTTGGCGGCTACATTCAAGCCGTGCTGGACAGAAACCTGGCTGAGAACATCTCCAGGGTCCTCTACCCCAACGACAAT TTCTTTGAAGGGAAGGAGCTGCGTCTGAAGCAGGAGTACTTCGTCGTAGCAGCGACTCTTCAGGACATCATCCGTCGATTCAAAGCCTCCAAGTTTGGCTCCACGGAGTTTGTGCGTCTAGACCTTTCTACGCTGCCAGACAAG GTGGCCATCCAGCTGAACGACACCCATCCTGCTTTGGCCATCCCCGAGCTGATGAGGATCCTGGTGGACTTGGAGAATCTCACTTGGGGGAAG GCCTGGGACATCGTGGTTCGTACCTGTGCCTACACCAACCACACCGTCCTGCCCGAAGCCCTGGAGCGCTGGCCCGTCGACCTCTTCCAGAACCTGCTGCCCCGTCACCTGGAGATCATCTACGAGATCAACAGGAGGCACCTGGAG CGAATCGCCAAGCTCTACCCTGGAGATCTTGACCGCCTGCGTCGCATGTCCCTGATCGAGGAAGGGGACAGCAAGAAAATCAACATGGCCCACCTGTGCATTGTGGGATCTCATGCAGTCAACGGAGTGGCCCGCATCCACTCGGAAATCATCAAAGACACCGT gttCAAGGATTTCTACGAAGTAGACCCTGATAAGTTTCAGAACAAGACCAACGGCATCACACCCAGGCGCTGGCTGGTCATGTGCAACCCCGGCCTGGCTGAGGTCATCGCAGAG AGGATTGGTGAGGACTACATCCGTGACCTGGACCAGCTGAAGAACCTTCTGGACTTTGTGGACGATGACGCCTTCATTCGGGATGTTGCCAAAGTCAAACAA GAGAACAAGATGAAGTTTGCTGCCCACCTCGAAGAGCAGTACAAGGTGAAGATCAACCCCAACTCCATGTTTGATGTCCAGGTGAAGAGGATCCACGAGTACAAACGGCAGCTGCTCAACTGCCTGCACATCATCACGCTGTACAACC GGATAAAGAAGGAACCTAACAAGTCATGGACCCCCAGGACCATCATGATCGGAGGAAAG GCGGCTCCAGGTTATCACACTGCCAAGATGATCATCAAGCTGATCACATCAATTGGAGACATTGTCAATAATGACACCGTGGTGGGAGATCGCCTCAAAGTCATCTACCTGGAGAACTATCGGGTCACTCTGGCTGAAAAGG TCATCCCTGCATCTGACCTGTCGGAGCAGATCTCCACAGCTGGTACTGAGGCCTCTGGCACCGGGAACATGAAGTTCATGCTGAATGGAGCCCTCACCATTGGCACCATGGATGGAGCCAATGTGGAAATGGCAGAGGAGGCTGGAGAAGAGAACCTCTTCATCTTCGGTATGAGGGTGCCCGACGTGGATGCTCTCGACAAGAAGGG CTATGACGCCGCATCGTACTACAACCGCATCCCCGAGCTCAAGCAGGCGATGGACCAGATATCTGGAGGGCTCTTCAGCCCCAGCCAGCCTGACCTCTTCAAAGACCTCGTCAACATGCTGATGCACCACGACAG GTTCAAGGTGTTTGCAGACTATGAGGCCTACATCAAATGTCAAGAGAGAGTCAGCGCACTCTACAAG GACCCCAAAGAGTGGACCAAGATGGTGATTCACAACATTGCTGGCTGTGGTAAATTCTCCAGTGACCGCACCATTTCCCAGTATGCCAAGGAGATCTGGGGCATGGAGCCCAGCTTGGAGAAGATCGCTGCTCCCGACGATCCTCGCTAA